DNA from Meleagris gallopavo isolate NT-WF06-2002-E0010 breed Aviagen turkey brand Nicholas breeding stock chromosome 12, Turkey_5.1, whole genome shotgun sequence:
CAGCAGTCGGTGCCACTGGAAAGGGCGCTGGAAAAGGCTGCTGGATCAGTGCAGACAGCTGTGGGAGGTGCAGCAGCGCGAGCAGACCCACAGTACCTGCTGTGCACTGAGCAGTGCAGAACCCCTGGTGCAAGGGCACAGAGGGCACTGCAAGCAGCCCTGTCCTGAGGTACGGAGGGCCATGGTGCTGCACTGGCAGCAAGGTGCCTCCTCCCTGCTGCGCTGCCCCGGAACGCTTCCATCTCTGCTGGAAAAGCTTATGGCCTCCAGGGCTGGAGACCCACTGGGAATGCACCTGCAACTCAGCACTGGGTACTGGGAACAGAACGGCATGAAGCACAGTTCTACAGCTGGGTTTGGGGAACAAAACCAGGGGGAGAGCAACCCTGAAAGGCTAAGTGTGGTGCCACCTTCCTGCTTGGGGCAGAGGAAACTTGGACTGCTAGGCGAGAGCAACATCATAGCCCTTGGCTCCGCTTGGGCTTTGCTGGGCATGAGCACAGCACCAAGTGTATAACACTGTCATTCTCTGTGATGTTCTGCTTATCCCGGCCCCATGCAGCTTAGTTGGGGTGCTCTGGAAAGGCTGAAAAGAGATTGCCCAAATCTTCTGGCTGCGATTCAGGACTGTTCTGGGGAAAGGTCTGCTCAGGACGGAGCTaaatcagcactgcagcaggcgCAGATCCTGGAGCTTTTAAGTCTCTGAACCCTTTGCAGTGGGGCTAAGGACTGCTTATATCAGGCAGAATGCTTAAACCTAATACAGCCTCCTTCTGGCTGCAAGCAAGCCTGCTCGCCTTAGCAACCTTTGCTGGCTCTGAATGCagtctgctggcagcagggtgggaagcagagtgagctgcagtcCTGGCGcactgggcagtgctggaggcagGGAAGGGATGAATCCAACTGTCCCTTTCTGAGCAGCGAATGCTTTTTATGAGAGTGTCTCACACTAGGGAGACATGGGTCCGCATCCAGCCAATGGCAGGAGCAACAAAAGaggctgagcaggctgcatCCCACGTGTAACAAGGCATCTTTTGAGCCAGAGCAACTCAAACAGCAAAGATATGTGCGTAGGACTGGGAGCAGCCTCAGCCCAGCCTGGGACTGGCTCTGTCCAGAGCAAACACCTCCATGCAAGGGGACAGGCTGGAGCCAGTGCTTCCCCACGCAGAGCAGCACCATGAGCCCAGCCTCCCTTTCTTTCTGCAAACTCCGGAAGCCACAAGCAACAGCCAAGCCATAGGCACAGGGCCAGATTGCAGACTCAGGGCTGGGGATGGcaagctctgcacagcagcatggGGCCAGGTGCTTGGAGGCAGTGGAGGTGACAGCGATTGGCTGCTGCCACTACTGCCGCAGATTCATGTCTGCACCTGGCACCTCTGCTTCCTCCTGAGCTGCCAGTGCCTCCCTGAGGAAGAGGGGCCAGGTATCCCTGGCCACCGTCCAGTCCTCTCGACCTGGGGAGGGCTGCTCCTGTCCCACTCTAGACAGTGGTACCTCCAGTGGGAGGGATTTGGCCAAGGAGAGTGCGGTCAGGTCCTGCTCCGCCAATTCCCCTGTGAGCACAGGAAAGCACAAAGCCCAGCTAAAGTGGGAATGAGGTCAGGAGACGGCCTCCCGCTAAGCTGATTAGAAGAAAGCATCCCCCTAATACAATAAACTGCGCCAGAGCAGTGCGGTTCCCACCAGCTGCAGATCAGGGTCAGCCCATTTCCTGCCCCACAGCGTCCGGGCTGTGTGGGGTCAGAGCCCCCAGGGCTGCGTGCAGACGCACAGACCTGAACACTCAcaggcacagcaggagcagctgccctGCGCTGTGCAGAACAGAGCAAACCCTGCACAGCCCGGAGCTGGCAGCCCTGCGCCCAGGCACTACGTGGGGCTGTGGCTGACATGGCTGCCTGCCACAAAGCACTCCCAGCACCAAGCCCTGGTACATAGCTGATAAGGAGCTGTACCCTGAGCACCAGCCAGACTTGCTCATGGACTCTTGTCCTCGTGGCAGCCATCATCTTgggctgctctctgctcccATGCGATCCAGCAGCTGTCTTTGTGGGGACAGCACAGTTCTCCCTGCCCACCTTGCTATGGGGGTCTCCATAAGGCAGAGGCACCACTGGGACCTGGGGTGGATGACAGTTGATGGCCACtcagcagcacccactgccCTCACTCCCACTGCCCAGGGAGACGAGGGAGAAAATACCAGGAAAAAAGTTTGTAGGTGTCACGCTCACccaaggaaagggaaggagtgACTGAATTTGCGCTTTTGTCCTCAACAGGTTGAGATAAAGAGCAGTttaatggaagggaaaaaaaaaaacaacaaaggtCACGcagaagtaaaaggaaaaaaatatatatattcttgaTTTTCCATCAGCAATGCTCAGCCACTCCTTGGGAATCAGGGCCTTGGGATACGCGGTGGTCATTTGGGCAGATGGAAGCTCTCATAATGAGAGCCCTTCCTTCGCCCTGCccccagcttttattgctgactGCAGTGTGTGCAGTATGGAATATGCCCCGGTCGGGTTCGGCCAGCTGCCCCAGGGACGtcccctccccacctcctgcCCATACCCAGGCTCTGCAGGACCGGGGAGGACTGTGgtgctgtgccagtgctgctcaGTAAGAGACAGAACGTTGGTGCAACATCAGTGCCATCGCAGCTATGGGGGTAACACACAGCactgtgggctgcagtggggaAATGAGCTCCAACCCAGTCAGACTCGGCAAAAAACTGCTGGACACAGAGGCTCATTGGTGCCTCCTCCCGCAGTGCTGAGTACCCCGACCTGCGGAAACACAACAACTGCATGGCCAGCAACCTGACGCCAGCCATCTATGCGAGGCTCTGCGACAAAGCCACCCCCAACGGCTGGACCTTGGACCAATGCATCCAGACCGGCGTGGACAACCCAGGCCACCCTTTCATCAAGACGGTCGGCATGGTGGCTGGTGATGAGGAGACGTACGAGGTGAGATACGGCCGGGGCCCTGCCACGCTCCAGGCTCCATAGGGCACCTGCCACATCCCCAAAGGGCTGTGCATGGCGCTGGCTCTGAGGAGCTGCCCTGTCCCACTTCCCTCCAGGTGTTTGCAGAGCTGTTCGACCCCGTGATCCAGGAGCGGCACAATGGGTACAACCCCCGCACCATGAAGCACGTCACGGACCTGGACGCCTCCAAGGTGGGCATGCTGCGGTGTGCCCCGGCCCTGGGGACAGTGATGCTCAGTGCCAGTTCTGCCCGCCAATGTCCCATGTTTGTTCTAGATTAAGTTTGGCCACTTCGATGAGCGCTACGTGCTCTCGTCCCGGGTCCGGACCGGGCGCAGCATCCGTGGGCTGAGCCTTCCACCCGCCTGCACCCGCGCCGAGCGGAGGGAGGTGGAGAAGGTGACGGTGGAGGCTCTGAACGGCCTCACAGGGGACCTGTCTGGCCGCTACTACCGTCTAAGCGAGATGAcagagaaggagcagcagcagctcattgATGTGAGTCGGGCAGCCCCGGCGGGACCCCATCCCGGCACCAGCTCCCACCACTTCTCCCTTCCCCACCCCAAGCCCTGCAGCACCGGCGCACAACCCCAGTGCGGTTACCCcatgctgcagaggctgctcaCGGCCCCGCTCATTAGAAGATGGAGTTGAACGTGGCCCAGCAGCTGATGGGGCTCTCTGGCTCCTGCCCTGTGTCCCTCCACGTGCTCACGGAAAGGCGAGTGCGTGGCACGCGGCTGCTGCCCCGCTGGCATTGTGAGGACTGCACGCCCACAGCCTCCGCACTGGGACAGCCAGCGATGCTCACCTCCTGTGTGGTGCACGGGGACCGGAGGGACGGCGCCCCGGTATCCGCCATGTGCCCTGCTGACACGCTGTGTCCCTGCAGGACCACTTCCTCTTTGACAAGCCGGTGTCCCCGCTCCTGACGGCAGCAGGAATGGCCCGGGACTGGCCCGACGCCCGAGGCATCTGGTGAGGACCTGCCCGGCGCTGGGCCGCCaacagggcaggaggaggaggcggGCACCGCTGCTCCATCCCGCTGCCCCCGCCCGCGCTCCCGCCCCGCAGACCCCGCTGCNNNNNNNNNNNNNNNNNNNNNNNNNNNNNNNNNNNNNNNNNNNNNNNNNNNNNNNNNNNNNNNNNNNNNNNNNNNNNNNNNNNNNNNNNNNNNNNNNNNNAGGCCTGCCGGGCCGGTAGGGCAGCACGGCACGCAGCAGAGCCGCACGCAGCGCGTCCCATGCAGGGCAGCCCTCTGCCCCGCGCCCAGCGCAGCGCTCTCACCTCTGCTGAGGCAGGCCGAAAGCCAAACCCCGTGGGAACGTTTCTGTCCTCCTCACAACCCTTCACACCAGGGCTGAAATGCAGCTCCACGTGGAAGCGCTCTTCTGAGGACGGGTCCTGTGAACAGCAGGGACGGGGAATA
Protein-coding regions in this window:
- the LOC104912905 gene encoding creatine kinase U-type, mitochondrial-like; amino-acid sequence: MSSTDTGRAQHGRQRSRGLPDRASPSQLGAEGERRSKAAAQPFALRWRFQTEISSEVCAWSGRGPPAWLAGASGVTRLPWSRWSRQSSAAMPRLQLQRRNSHVAPFVPLLARGCGWQQPGTARRWSGSEERVPPSRCRQRWAPTQSDSAKNCWTQRLIGASSRSAEYPDLRKHNNCMASNLTPAIYARLCDKATPNGWTLDQCIQTGVDNPGHPFIKTVGMVAGDEETYEVFAELFDPVIQERHNGYNPRTMKHVTDLDASKIKFGHFDERYVLSSRVRTGRSIRGLSLPPACTRAERREVEKVTVEALNGLTGDLSGRYYRLSEMTEKEQQQLIDDHFLFDKPVSPLLTAAGMARDWPDARGIW